In the Streptomyces sp. cg36 genome, one interval contains:
- the lnt gene encoding apolipoprotein N-acyltransferase has protein sequence MSTTTTPTAEPEQLEPQPSTASRGRRLLHRLVRPATAALSGVLLYLSFPPRPLWWLAVPAFALLGWCLRGRGAKAGFGLGYLFGLGFLLPLLVWTGVEVGPGPWLALAAVEAVGVAAAGAGIARISRLPGWPLWGAAMWVASEAVRARVPFGGFPWGKLAFGQADGVFLPLAALGGTPVLGFAVVLCGFGLYECVRQGLRLRATGTLRRSAAAGALVALLLPVAAAFASRPLVSDAAEDGTATVAVIQGNVPRLGLDFNEQRRAVLDYHVRETLRLAEKVKAGKAAKPDFVLWPENSSDVDPFTDAQAYADIDRAVKAIDAPLSVGAVVERPDGKLFNEQLLWDPKTGPGDTYDKRQIQPFGEYIPLRGFIKQFSPGYVSMVRQDFDRGTKPGVFTMAGTRVGIATCYEAAFDWAVRDTVTHGAQIISVPSNNATFDRSEMTYQQLAMSRVRAVEHSRTVTVPVTSGVSAVIMPDGEVVQKTAMFTPASLVAKVPLRSSETPATRLGTAPEWALVALAAAGLGWAVTRTVRARGGESTGAVRAGGDGETGAVRARGDEEAGATESR, from the coding sequence GTGAGCACGACCACCACCCCCACCGCCGAGCCGGAGCAGCTCGAACCACAGCCCTCCACCGCCTCGCGCGGCCGTCGGCTGCTGCACCGCCTCGTCCGGCCCGCCACGGCCGCGCTGTCCGGCGTGCTGCTGTACCTGAGCTTCCCGCCCCGGCCGCTGTGGTGGCTGGCGGTGCCCGCGTTCGCGCTGCTCGGCTGGTGTCTGCGCGGGCGCGGCGCCAAGGCCGGATTCGGCCTCGGCTACCTCTTCGGCCTGGGGTTCCTGCTGCCGCTGCTCGTCTGGACCGGTGTGGAGGTCGGCCCGGGCCCGTGGCTGGCGCTCGCGGCCGTAGAGGCGGTCGGTGTCGCCGCCGCCGGTGCCGGCATCGCCAGGATCTCCCGGCTGCCCGGATGGCCGCTGTGGGGCGCGGCGATGTGGGTCGCCTCCGAAGCGGTACGCGCGCGCGTGCCGTTCGGCGGCTTCCCCTGGGGCAAGCTCGCCTTCGGCCAGGCGGACGGGGTGTTCCTGCCGCTCGCCGCGCTCGGCGGCACACCGGTGCTCGGCTTCGCCGTCGTCCTGTGCGGCTTCGGCCTGTACGAGTGCGTCCGCCAGGGGCTGCGGCTGCGGGCCACCGGGACCTTGCGCAGGAGCGCCGCCGCGGGCGCGCTGGTCGCCCTGCTCCTCCCCGTCGCCGCCGCGTTCGCCTCGCGGCCGCTGGTCAGCGACGCCGCCGAGGACGGGACCGCCACGGTCGCGGTCATCCAGGGCAACGTGCCGCGCCTGGGGCTCGACTTCAACGAGCAGCGCCGCGCGGTCCTCGACTACCACGTGCGCGAGACCCTGCGGCTCGCCGAGAAGGTCAAGGCGGGCAAGGCCGCCAAGCCCGACTTCGTGCTGTGGCCCGAGAACTCCTCGGACGTCGACCCCTTCACCGACGCCCAGGCGTACGCCGACATCGACCGCGCCGTGAAGGCCATCGACGCGCCGCTCTCGGTGGGCGCCGTCGTGGAGCGGCCGGACGGGAAGCTCTTCAACGAGCAGCTGCTGTGGGACCCGAAGACGGGCCCCGGCGACACCTACGACAAGCGCCAGATCCAGCCCTTCGGCGAGTACATCCCGCTGCGCGGCTTCATCAAGCAGTTCAGCCCGGGGTACGTCTCGATGGTCCGCCAGGACTTCGACCGGGGCACGAAGCCCGGCGTGTTCACCATGGCGGGCACCCGGGTGGGCATCGCCACCTGCTACGAGGCGGCCTTCGACTGGGCGGTCCGCGACACCGTCACGCACGGCGCGCAGATCATCTCCGTACCGAGCAACAACGCCACCTTCGACCGCAGCGAGATGACCTACCAGCAGCTCGCCATGTCGCGGGTGCGCGCGGTCGAGCACAGCCGGACCGTCACCGTCCCGGTCACCAGCGGCGTCAGCGCCGTGATCATGCCGGACGGCGAAGTGGTGCAGAAGACCGCGATGTTCACCCCGGCCTCGCTCGTCGCCAAGGTGCCGCTGCGCTCCTCCGAGACCCCGGCCACCCGGCTCGGCACCGCGCCCGAATGGGCCCTGGTGGCGCTCGCGGCGGCGGGCCTGGGCTGGGCGGTGACCCGCACGGTACGCGCGCGTGGCGGCGAGAGCACCGGCGCCGTACGCGCGGGTGGGGACGGGGAGACCGGAGCCGTACGTGCGCGTGGGGATGAGGAGGCCGGGGCCACCGAGTCTCGTTAG
- a CDS encoding MFS transporter: MSSPATSPPAPSHLPRIVAASLIGTTIEWYDFFLYGSAAALVFNKLFFPGSDPLVGTLLSFLTYAVGFAARPLGALVFGHFGDRLGRKKLLVLSLVMMGGATFAIGLLPTHATVGSAAPVLLTGLRLVQGFALGGEWGGAVLLVSEHGDARRRGFWASWPQTGAPAGQLLATGVLSALTALLSDDAFLSWGWRVPFLLSGVLVVVGLWIRLSVDESPLFKAALQRARARADDDRVAERLPLVAVLRDHWRDVLVAMGARMAENISYYVITAFILVYATTSAGMAKQTALNAVLIASAVHFAVIPAWGALSDRIGRRPVYLIGAVGVGAWMFPFFSLIDTADFGNLVLAVTVGLVFHGAMYAPQAAFFTEMFATRMRYSGASIGAQFASVAAGAPAPLIATALLSDYDSSTPIALYVIAAAVLTVIALLFAQETRSRDLADVDATDRAEHGIRV; encoded by the coding sequence ATGTCCTCCCCCGCGACCTCTCCCCCGGCCCCCTCCCACCTCCCCCGCATCGTCGCCGCCAGCCTCATCGGCACGACCATCGAGTGGTACGACTTCTTCCTCTACGGGTCGGCCGCCGCCCTCGTCTTCAACAAGCTGTTCTTTCCCGGGTCCGATCCGCTCGTCGGGACGCTGCTCTCGTTTCTGACGTATGCCGTCGGTTTCGCCGCCCGGCCGTTGGGAGCCCTCGTCTTCGGGCACTTCGGGGACCGTCTCGGGCGCAAGAAGCTGCTGGTGCTGAGCCTGGTCATGATGGGCGGGGCGACCTTCGCGATCGGGCTGCTGCCGACGCACGCCACCGTCGGCTCGGCCGCGCCCGTGCTGCTCACCGGGCTGCGGCTGGTGCAGGGGTTCGCGCTCGGCGGCGAGTGGGGCGGGGCCGTACTGCTGGTGTCGGAGCACGGGGACGCGCGGCGGCGCGGGTTCTGGGCCTCGTGGCCGCAGACCGGCGCGCCCGCTGGGCAGTTGCTCGCCACCGGGGTGCTCTCGGCGCTGACCGCGCTCCTCTCGGACGACGCGTTCCTGTCGTGGGGCTGGCGGGTGCCGTTCCTCCTCTCCGGTGTGCTGGTGGTCGTCGGGCTGTGGATACGGCTGTCCGTCGATGAATCCCCCCTGTTCAAGGCCGCGTTGCAGCGCGCGCGGGCCCGCGCCGACGACGACCGCGTCGCCGAGAGGCTCCCCCTGGTCGCCGTGTTGCGCGACCACTGGCGCGATGTCCTGGTCGCCATGGGCGCGCGCATGGCGGAGAACATCAGCTATTACGTGATCACCGCCTTCATCCTCGTCTACGCGACGACCTCGGCGGGCATGGCCAAGCAGACCGCCCTCAACGCCGTACTGATCGCCTCCGCCGTGCACTTCGCCGTCATCCCCGCCTGGGGCGCGCTCTCCGACCGGATCGGGCGACGGCCGGTGTATCTGATCGGCGCGGTGGGGGTCGGCGCCTGGATGTTCCCCTTCTTCTCGCTGATCGACACGGCCGACTTCGGGAACCTGGTCCTCGCCGTCACCGTCGGTCTGGTCTTCCACGGTGCGATGTACGCGCCCCAGGCCGCCTTCTTCACCGAGATGTTCGCGACCCGGATGCGGTACTCGGGCGCCTCCATCGGCGCGCAGTTCGCCTCGGTCGCGGCGGGAGCCCCCGCACCCCTGATCGCGACCGCCCTCCTGTCCGACTACGACAGCTCCACCCCCATCGCGCTCTATGTGATCGCGGCAGCCGTGCTCACGGTGATCGCCCTGCTCTTCGCCCAGGAGACCCGGAGCCGCGACCTCGCCGATGTCGACGCCACGGACCGCGCCGAGCACGGGATCAGGGTCTGA
- a CDS encoding MFS transporter — MTTVERPVHDDAGLPPLPDPGHVAVVPLRRWLALVAVAVGTFAMVTAEQLPMGLLTPIGGAFDVSEGAAGLMVTVPGLVASATAPLLPVLIRRGDRRTVLIALLGLMAAANLLSVAAPNFAVLLASRFLVGISIGGFWSLAAGIAVRMVPAVYVGRATAITFGGATAANVLGVPAGTLIGEFSSWRAAFATVAGLGLLVVAALLYLLPSLPAADPVRLRTLGDQFRNRAVRAGVLTTFLLVSGHFAAFTFVSPVLQDVAGVSGRMVGPLLLVFGVAGIVGNFLAGAVVGRDVRRVVMAIGLLLAAILALFPVIGTSPAGGIVLLIGWGLAFGGVPVSVQSWILQSARGQEEAATALNTSVFNLAIALGALFGGLIVNAASLNAALWAGAAIGLLTTVTVWRVRAASSA, encoded by the coding sequence ATGACCACCGTCGAGCGCCCCGTTCACGACGACGCCGGCCTTCCGCCCCTGCCGGATCCCGGCCACGTGGCCGTGGTGCCGCTGCGAAGATGGCTGGCCCTGGTGGCCGTGGCCGTGGGGACGTTCGCGATGGTGACCGCCGAGCAGCTGCCGATGGGGCTGCTGACGCCGATCGGCGGCGCCTTCGACGTGTCGGAGGGCGCCGCCGGGCTGATGGTGACCGTGCCGGGTCTGGTGGCGTCGGCGACGGCGCCGCTGCTGCCGGTCCTGATCCGGCGCGGCGACCGGCGTACGGTGCTGATCGCGCTGCTGGGCCTGATGGCCGCCGCGAACCTGCTGTCGGTGGCGGCGCCGAACTTCGCCGTCCTGCTGGCCTCGCGCTTCCTCGTCGGCATCAGCATCGGCGGATTCTGGTCGCTGGCCGCGGGAATCGCGGTACGGATGGTGCCCGCGGTGTACGTGGGGCGGGCCACGGCGATCACCTTCGGCGGGGCCACGGCCGCCAATGTGCTCGGTGTGCCCGCGGGCACGCTGATCGGCGAGTTCAGCAGCTGGCGGGCCGCCTTCGCCACGGTCGCGGGCCTCGGGCTGCTGGTGGTCGCCGCGCTCCTGTACCTGCTGCCGTCGCTCCCGGCCGCCGACCCGGTACGGCTGCGCACGCTCGGGGACCAGTTCCGCAACCGTGCCGTACGGGCCGGAGTACTGACGACGTTCCTTCTGGTGAGCGGCCACTTCGCGGCGTTCACCTTCGTCAGCCCGGTGCTCCAGGACGTGGCGGGCGTCAGCGGGCGCATGGTCGGCCCGCTCCTGCTGGTCTTCGGCGTGGCGGGCATCGTCGGCAACTTCCTGGCGGGTGCGGTCGTGGGCCGCGACGTGCGCCGGGTGGTGATGGCCATCGGGCTGCTGCTCGCGGCGATCCTCGCGCTGTTCCCGGTGATCGGTACGAGCCCGGCGGGCGGGATCGTCCTGCTGATCGGATGGGGGCTCGCCTTCGGCGGGGTACCGGTGAGCGTGCAGAGCTGGATCCTGCAGTCGGCGCGCGGCCAGGAAGAGGCCGCGACCGCCCTCAACACCTCGGTGTTCAACCTGGCCATCGCCCTGGGCGCGCTCTTCGGCGGCCTGATCGTCAACGCCGCGAGCCTGAACGCCGCGCTCTGGGCCGGCGCCGCGATCGGCCTCCTGACGACGGTGACGGTGTGGCGCGTACGGGCCGCCTCGTCCGCCTGA
- a CDS encoding 3-hydroxybutyrate dehydrogenase — MTTPTTPGPLPASHSLDLGGRTALVTGAAGGIGRACALRLAAAGAEVRAVDRDAEGLDALAAQGAGLAGSLEPLVLDLNDLEAAERAATGTDVLVNNAGLQLVRPIEEFPPEVFHTVLTVMLEAPFRLIRGALPHMYVQGWGRIVNISSVHGLRASAYKSAYVSAKHGLEGLSKTAALEGAPHGVTSNCVSPGYVRTPLVERQIADQAAAHGIPEERVLAEVLLKDSALKRLVEPDEVAEAVAYLCTPQASFITGTSLALDGGWTAH, encoded by the coding sequence ATGACCACGCCCACCACACCTGGTCCCCTCCCCGCGTCCCACAGCCTCGATCTGGGCGGACGCACCGCCCTCGTCACCGGAGCCGCCGGCGGCATCGGCCGGGCCTGCGCCCTGCGCCTGGCCGCCGCCGGAGCCGAGGTGCGGGCCGTCGACCGGGACGCCGAGGGCCTCGACGCACTGGCCGCACAGGGCGCGGGCCTCGCCGGATCGCTCGAACCCCTGGTCCTGGACCTCAACGACCTGGAAGCCGCGGAACGGGCCGCGACCGGCACCGACGTCCTGGTCAACAACGCCGGACTGCAACTCGTGCGCCCCATCGAGGAGTTCCCGCCCGAGGTGTTCCACACCGTGCTCACGGTGATGCTGGAGGCGCCGTTCCGGCTGATCCGCGGGGCGCTGCCGCACATGTACGTGCAGGGCTGGGGGCGGATCGTCAACATCTCGTCGGTGCACGGGCTGCGCGCCTCCGCGTACAAGTCGGCGTACGTGTCCGCCAAACACGGTCTCGAAGGGCTGTCCAAGACCGCCGCCCTGGAAGGCGCCCCCCACGGCGTCACCTCGAACTGCGTGAGCCCCGGCTACGTCCGCACCCCGCTCGTCGAGCGGCAGATCGCCGACCAGGCGGCGGCCCACGGCATCCCCGAGGAACGCGTGCTGGCCGAAGTGCTGCTCAAGGACTCCGCGCTCAAACGGCTGGTGGAACCGGACGAGGTGGCCGAGGCCGTCGCCTACCTCTGCACCCCGCAGGCGTCCTTCATCACCGGCACCTCCCTCGCCCTGGACGGCGGCTGGACCGCCCACTGA
- a CDS encoding LysR family transcriptional regulator: MELRDIEIFLVLAEELHFGRTAERLRVSQARVSQAIRKQERRIGAALFERTSRTVRLTDVGRQLRDDLQPVYAGLHDSLERARLAARGVTGRLRIGMMPFNVVDLHFYWKEFRSRHPQWELEIRQMTYIDPFGRLREGDLDVIVVWLPVEEPDFTVGPVLMTDRRILAVSADHELADRTSARLEMFADFLHPMPPSLPDYWEDGYMPFHTPRGRIIERERPVTNAEDLISRVGMGEIIHGFPSHVTRHWGMPNIRWIPVPDLTTLSYALIWRTDAENEPIRALAETVRELGVFRF; this comes from the coding sequence ATGGAGCTGCGGGACATCGAGATCTTTCTGGTACTGGCCGAGGAGTTGCACTTCGGTCGTACCGCCGAGCGGCTCCGGGTCTCCCAGGCCCGGGTCAGTCAGGCGATCCGCAAGCAGGAACGGCGCATCGGGGCCGCGCTGTTCGAGCGCACCAGCCGGACCGTGCGCCTCACCGACGTCGGCCGTCAGCTGCGCGACGACCTCCAGCCCGTCTACGCCGGTCTGCACGACTCCCTGGAGCGCGCCCGGCTCGCGGCCCGGGGTGTCACCGGGCGGCTGCGCATCGGCATGATGCCGTTCAACGTCGTCGATCTGCACTTCTACTGGAAGGAGTTCCGCTCGCGGCACCCGCAGTGGGAGCTGGAGATCCGTCAGATGACGTACATCGATCCGTTCGGCCGGCTCCGCGAGGGCGATCTGGACGTCATCGTCGTCTGGCTGCCCGTGGAGGAGCCGGACTTCACCGTCGGTCCGGTCCTGATGACCGACCGCCGGATCCTCGCCGTGTCCGCCGACCACGAGCTCGCCGACCGGACGTCGGCACGCCTGGAGATGTTCGCCGACTTCCTCCACCCCATGCCCCCGTCCCTGCCGGACTACTGGGAGGACGGCTACATGCCCTTCCACACGCCGCGCGGCCGGATCATCGAGCGCGAGCGGCCCGTGACGAACGCCGAGGACCTGATCAGCCGGGTCGGCATGGGCGAGATCATCCACGGCTTCCCCAGCCATGTCACCCGGCACTGGGGGATGCCGAACATCCGCTGGATCCCCGTACCCGATCTGACGACCCTCTCCTACGCGCTGATCTGGCGGACCGACGCCGAGAACGAGCCGATCCGCGCCCTCGCCGAGACCGTCCGTGAGCTCGGCGTGTTCCGGTTCTGA
- the lpdA gene encoding dihydrolipoyl dehydrogenase, with protein MCKRFDVVVLGAGPGGYVAAIRAAQLGKRVAVVEERYWGGVCLNVGCIPTKALLRNAELAHLFRHEAKTFGITVDGTVSFDYGQAFRRSREVADGRVKGVHYLMKKNGITEFHGRGTFLDAHTLEITEADGTTSTVSFDNCVIATGASPRLLPGTARGERVVTYEEQILADELPRSVVIAGAGAIGIEFAYVLHSYGVQVTMVEFADRVAPLEDADVSAELAKRYRKLGIDVLTSTRVESIDESGPRVRVTVTGKDGAQRVLEADKVLQAIGFAPNVTGYGLENTGVALTERGAIDVDARCRTSVPHLYAIGDVTAKLMLAHTAEAMGVVAAETLAGAETMGLDYAMIPRATYCQPQIASFGWTEAQARERGFDVKVSKFPFTANGKAHGLGDPAGFVKLVADARYGELLGAHLIGPDVTELLPELTLAQQWDLTVHELARNIHAHPTLGEAVKEAVHGLAGHMINF; from the coding sequence ATGTGCAAGCGCTTCGATGTCGTCGTCCTCGGGGCCGGCCCCGGTGGCTATGTCGCCGCGATCCGGGCCGCCCAGCTGGGCAAGCGGGTGGCGGTGGTGGAGGAGAGGTACTGGGGCGGCGTCTGCCTCAACGTGGGCTGCATCCCCACGAAGGCCCTGCTGCGCAACGCCGAGCTGGCCCATCTCTTCCGGCACGAGGCCAAGACGTTCGGGATCACGGTGGACGGCACGGTCTCCTTCGACTACGGGCAGGCGTTCCGGCGCAGCCGCGAGGTGGCGGACGGACGGGTCAAGGGCGTCCACTACCTGATGAAGAAGAACGGGATCACCGAGTTCCACGGCCGCGGCACCTTCCTGGACGCGCACACCCTGGAGATCACCGAGGCGGACGGCACGACGAGCACGGTGTCGTTCGACAACTGCGTCATCGCCACCGGCGCCTCCCCCCGGCTGCTCCCGGGAACCGCGCGCGGCGAGCGGGTGGTGACGTACGAGGAGCAGATCCTGGCCGACGAACTGCCGCGCTCGGTGGTGATCGCGGGCGCGGGGGCGATCGGCATCGAGTTCGCCTACGTACTGCACAGCTACGGCGTGCAGGTCACCATGGTGGAGTTCGCGGACCGGGTGGCACCGCTGGAGGACGCGGACGTCTCGGCCGAACTCGCCAAGCGGTACCGCAAGTTGGGCATCGACGTGCTCACCTCGACCCGGGTGGAGTCGATCGACGAGTCCGGGCCGCGGGTCCGCGTCACGGTCACCGGGAAGGACGGGGCCCAGCGGGTCCTGGAGGCCGACAAGGTGCTCCAGGCCATCGGCTTCGCACCGAACGTCACCGGGTACGGTCTGGAGAACACCGGCGTCGCCCTCACCGAACGCGGCGCGATCGACGTCGACGCGCGCTGCCGCACCTCCGTACCGCATCTGTACGCCATCGGTGACGTCACGGCCAAGCTGATGCTGGCGCACACCGCCGAGGCGATGGGGGTCGTGGCGGCCGAAACGCTCGCGGGGGCCGAGACGATGGGGCTCGACTACGCCATGATCCCGCGCGCCACCTACTGCCAGCCGCAGATCGCCAGCTTCGGCTGGACCGAGGCCCAGGCGCGCGAGCGGGGCTTCGACGTCAAGGTCTCCAAGTTCCCGTTCACCGCCAACGGGAAGGCGCACGGCCTGGGCGACCCCGCGGGCTTCGTGAAGCTCGTCGCCGACGCCCGGTACGGCGAACTCCTCGGCGCCCATCTCATCGGCCCCGACGTCACCGAGCTGCTGCCCGAACTCACCCTGGCCCAGCAGTGGGACCTGACCGTCCATGAACTCGCCCGCAACATCCACGCCCACCCCACCCTCGGCGAGGCGGTCAAGGAAGCGGTGCACGGCCTGGCCGGGCACATGATCAATTTCTAG
- a CDS encoding NUDIX domain-containing protein — protein sequence MATPDFIRDIRAKAGHQLLLLPGVSVVVFDDEDRVLLGRRVDNGEWSIIGGIPEPGEQPADTAVREVYEETAVRCVVEKVLLVDALSPVTYPNGDHCQFMDISFKCRAVGGEARVNDDESLEVGWFRVDALPELAEFALFRIKQAMTDEPTWFAPTSKG from the coding sequence ATGGCGACACCCGACTTCATCCGTGACATCCGGGCCAAGGCCGGCCACCAGCTCCTCCTGCTGCCGGGAGTCAGCGTCGTCGTCTTCGACGACGAGGACCGCGTACTGCTCGGCAGGCGTGTCGACAACGGCGAGTGGTCGATCATCGGCGGCATTCCCGAGCCGGGTGAGCAGCCCGCCGACACGGCCGTGCGCGAGGTGTACGAGGAGACCGCCGTCCGGTGCGTGGTGGAGAAGGTCCTCCTGGTGGACGCGCTGAGCCCGGTCACCTATCCCAACGGCGACCACTGCCAGTTCATGGACATCAGCTTCAAGTGCCGGGCCGTCGGGGGCGAGGCACGCGTCAACGACGACGAGTCGCTGGAGGTCGGCTGGTTCCGGGTCGACGCGCTGCCGGAGCTCGCGGAGTTCGCGCTCTTCCGCATCAAACAGGCCATGACCGATGAACCGACATGGTTCGCCCCTACGTCCAAGGGCTGA
- a CDS encoding SDR family NAD(P)-dependent oxidoreductase: MNATTAEPGRVWLIAEAGRGPGRAFAEAALAAGGRVAVATRTGGPPEGPAAVGEAAGAGEAACARAWAALEELAAAHPGRVLPLRLDITDRDAVFAAVAKAVAHFGQLDVVVNNAGSPSLGMVEEFTEAEARAQLDLDFFGALWMTQAVLPVLRTQGTGHLVQVCADAALGGLPGTGLYSAGRFALEGLSESLAAEAAAFGVKVSILRPGGHGTGSPAPRHCARPLDDYAALRAEAAREFTAGPVQEDPAFAARALVGLVESDDPPLRLVLGSAVHNVAFDISGRRTNTWVTWEEAGH, encoded by the coding sequence ATGAACGCCACCACCGCAGAACCCGGTCGTGTGTGGCTGATCGCCGAAGCCGGGCGAGGCCCCGGCCGCGCCTTCGCCGAGGCGGCGCTGGCAGCGGGCGGGCGGGTGGCGGTCGCCACCCGCACCGGCGGCCCGCCGGAGGGACCGGCCGCCGTCGGGGAGGCGGCCGGTGCGGGGGAAGCGGCATGTGCGCGGGCATGGGCCGCCCTTGAGGAACTGGCCGCCGCGCACCCCGGCCGGGTGCTGCCCCTGAGACTGGACATCACCGACCGGGACGCCGTGTTCGCGGCCGTCGCCAAGGCCGTGGCGCACTTCGGGCAGTTGGACGTCGTCGTCAACAACGCGGGCTCGCCCTCGCTGGGCATGGTGGAGGAGTTCACCGAGGCCGAGGCCCGCGCCCAGCTGGACCTCGACTTCTTCGGCGCGCTGTGGATGACGCAGGCGGTGCTGCCCGTGCTGCGCACCCAGGGCACCGGCCACCTCGTACAGGTCTGCGCCGACGCCGCGCTCGGCGGTCTGCCCGGGACCGGCCTGTACAGCGCGGGCAGGTTCGCCCTCGAAGGGCTCAGCGAGTCCCTGGCCGCGGAGGCGGCGGCCTTCGGCGTCAAGGTGAGCATCCTCCGGCCCGGCGGCCACGGGACCGGCAGCCCCGCCCCGAGGCACTGCGCCCGCCCCCTCGACGACTACGCGGCGCTGCGGGCGGAGGCGGCACGGGAGTTCACCGCGGGGCCGGTCCAGGAGGACCCCGCGTTCGCCGCCCGGGCCCTCGTGGGGCTCGTGGAAAGCGACGATCCCCCGCTGCGCCTCGTGCTGGGCAGCGCGGTCCACAACGTCGCCTTCGACATCTCGGGCCGCCGGACCAACACGTGGGTGACGTGGGAGGAGGCTGGACACTGA
- a CDS encoding helix-turn-helix domain-containing protein, translating to MSHDHPQSTEHAEAPYLELLARGAAAEAYDRPALLARADGAGPEALAALESARRLALRVRADLEGRRRREAELSALFETAHDLAGLRDLDAVLRAIVQRARSLLGTEVAYLSLNDPVAGDTYMRVTEGSVAARFQQLRLGMGEGLGGLVAQTARPYVTSSYFDDARFQHTRAIDTGVRDEGLVAILGVPLMLGSAVIGVLFAADRHSRVFAREEIALLGSFAAHAAVAIDTANLLAETRSALAELERANEIIRDHSAVLERASEVHDRLTELVLRGGGVHDVADAVSEVLGGTVEFADADSAPFAALDLTGTNGHAVRDGRDWVAAVAAGDEVLGALVLRGRPALDPVDRRTLERAAMVTSLLLLARRSAGEAEQRVRGELLDDLLDTPGRDPRLLRERAARLRADLDAPHVVLAARIDGGEEGTTERRTADRQRVGSAAAHLAATRHGLAATRDGGTVLLLPLGPADTPAEVARQLAKQLGGALHEKVSVGASAPVEAPAARPGAVAEAYGEARRCLEALRLLGRPGEGAAAQDLGFLGLLLADTRDIDGFVDRTIGEVVAYDERRGTDLVRTLDAYFASGMSPARTKDDLHVHVNTVAQRLERIAKLLGPDWQCPARALEVQLALRLHLMSSAVARR from the coding sequence ATGTCCCACGATCACCCGCAGTCCACCGAGCACGCGGAGGCTCCCTACCTGGAGCTTCTGGCGCGCGGCGCGGCGGCCGAGGCGTACGACCGGCCGGCGCTGCTGGCACGCGCCGACGGAGCCGGGCCCGAGGCGCTGGCCGCCCTGGAGTCCGCCCGGCGGCTCGCGCTGCGGGTCCGCGCGGACCTGGAGGGCCGCCGGCGCCGCGAGGCCGAGCTGTCGGCGCTGTTCGAGACGGCCCACGACCTGGCGGGCCTGCGGGACCTTGACGCGGTGCTGCGGGCGATCGTGCAGCGCGCCCGCTCGCTCCTCGGCACCGAGGTGGCCTACCTCAGCCTCAACGACCCGGTGGCGGGCGACACCTATATGCGGGTCACCGAGGGATCGGTGGCCGCCCGGTTCCAGCAGCTGCGCCTCGGCATGGGGGAGGGGCTCGGCGGTCTCGTCGCCCAGACCGCCCGCCCCTACGTCACCTCCAGCTACTTCGACGACGCGCGCTTCCAGCACACCCGGGCCATCGACACCGGGGTGCGCGACGAGGGCCTGGTCGCGATCCTCGGGGTGCCGCTGATGCTCGGCAGCGCGGTGATCGGCGTGCTCTTCGCCGCCGACCGGCACAGCAGGGTCTTCGCCCGCGAGGAGATCGCCCTGCTCGGCTCGTTCGCCGCGCACGCCGCCGTCGCCATCGACACCGCCAACCTCCTCGCCGAGACCCGGTCCGCACTGGCCGAGCTGGAGCGGGCCAACGAGATCATCCGCGACCACAGCGCCGTCCTCGAACGTGCCTCGGAGGTCCACGACCGGCTGACCGAACTGGTGCTGCGCGGCGGCGGTGTGCACGACGTGGCCGACGCGGTCTCCGAAGTCCTGGGCGGGACGGTCGAGTTCGCCGACGCGGACTCGGCGCCCTTCGCCGCCCTCGACCTGACCGGCACCAACGGCCACGCGGTCCGCGACGGGCGGGACTGGGTGGCGGCGGTCGCCGCGGGCGACGAGGTCCTGGGCGCGCTGGTGCTGCGCGGCCGGCCCGCGCTCGACCCCGTGGACCGGCGCACCCTGGAGCGGGCCGCGATGGTCACCTCGCTCCTGCTGCTCGCCCGCCGCTCCGCGGGCGAGGCCGAACAGCGCGTGAGGGGCGAGCTGTTGGACGATCTGCTCGACACCCCCGGCCGCGATCCGCGCCTGCTGCGCGAGCGCGCCGCCCGGCTCCGGGCCGACCTGGACGCGCCGCACGTGGTCCTCGCCGCCCGCATCGACGGCGGCGAGGAGGGCACCACCGAGCGGCGGACCGCCGACCGGCAGCGGGTGGGCTCGGCCGCCGCCCATCTCGCGGCGACCCGCCACGGCCTGGCGGCCACCCGCGACGGCGGGACGGTGCTGCTGCTGCCGCTCGGCCCGGCCGACACCCCCGCCGAGGTCGCCCGGCAGCTGGCCAAACAGCTCGGGGGCGCCCTGCACGAGAAGGTCAGCGTGGGCGCGTCCGCCCCGGTCGAGGCGCCCGCGGCCCGGCCGGGCGCGGTGGCCGAGGCGTACGGGGAGGCGCGCCGCTGCCTGGAGGCACTCCGGCTGCTCGGCCGCCCGGGCGAGGGCGCGGCGGCCCAGGACCTGGGCTTCCTCGGGCTGCTCCTCGCGGACACCCGGGACATCGACGGCTTCGTGGACCGGACGATCGGCGAGGTGGTCGCCTACGACGAGCGGCGCGGCACCGACCTGGTGCGCACCCTCGACGCGTACTTCGCGAGCGGCATGAGCCCCGCCCGCACCAAGGACGATCTGCACGTCCATGTGAACACGGTGGCCCAACGCCTGGAGCGAATAGCCAAGTTGCTCGGGCCGGACTGGCAGTGTCCGGCCCGGGCGCTGGAGGTCCAGCTGGCGCTGCGGCTGCATCTGATGTCGTCGGCGGTGGCCAGGCGCTGA